The Aigarchaeota archaeon genome contains a region encoding:
- a CDS encoding DEAD/DEAH box helicase, translating to MGELTSEGVLELLAKPVRTAFVERFGELTPPQIESIPKILEGKNLLLMAPTGTGKTEAALLPILSNLLQNPGLPGIKALYITPLRALNRDMLERFDWWAKKLDINVSVRHGDTAVAERRAQTLIPPDILITTPETLQAILCGKVLRKHLKSVKWVVVDEVHELATDKRGAQLSIALERLLEIVGSEFQRIGLSATIGSPKTVAKFLVGAGRECEIVRVPVAKSMKIDVLYPVPEAEDAVLAEELAILPDVAARLRTIRRLVESHGSTLIFTNTRPLAEILTNRFRAWDENFSVGIHHGSLAKSARVSTEQGLKAGTLLGIVCTSSLELGIDVGRVDLCIQYNSPREVTRLIQRVGRSGHRIGRVANGVILVMDSDDALESIAIARRALAEELEEVRIPTNCLDVLMHQLAGLLIERGRVNVEDALSIFRRAYGFSELDKHTLLRVLEHMKALNICVLTDDGYFWKPIKSKPLYDYYFGNLSMIPEEKQYLVVQEDTSEPIGILDEEFVAEYGEPGTRFILLGKAWEILSMLGEKIYVNKLDEYEGAVPSWVGDEIPVPYEVAEEVGSLRAEYEERLRKGEPHEVICADIAKRYGVSEELISRSMAEVRAHIDLGIPVPTNSRILVEKSGEYTIIHIHAGLRINRTLAKVISFLVSEKVGMPISVQQDPYRIVIRSKHVYPELILDVIKSLSEGDFGEVLRKAIEGSTLFRRRLVHVARKMGVISKEASILDVNLSKIVEVLKGTIVYDEAISYCLFQDFDEYSARELIRSIVMGNYELVTYSSPDTAGPSPLALLTLRRYQEAYETVSSDRIEKLVLMAVRARLMNETGILICSDCYQYFDKVVVKDVEERPSCPACGSRKLGFLKGEVEDVYGLISRKGKPINKKEKELLKEIERSSDLVEKYGKAAIVAISGKGFTVKDAAKVLQKEGSLTNRLIQYIIEEEKNKLIATFK from the coding sequence GTGGGCGAGCTGACAAGCGAAGGCGTGTTAGAATTACTGGCGAAACCCGTCAGAACAGCCTTCGTCGAAAGGTTTGGAGAGCTAACTCCACCCCAGATCGAAAGCATACCGAAGATACTTGAAGGTAAAAATCTGTTATTAATGGCACCAACCGGTACCGGAAAGACCGAGGCCGCCCTCCTGCCCATACTTAGTAATTTATTACAGAACCCGGGACTTCCGGGAATTAAGGCACTATACATAACGCCGCTCCGAGCGCTTAACCGGGACATGTTGGAAAGGTTTGATTGGTGGGCAAAAAAACTAGACATTAACGTATCCGTCAGACATGGAGACACAGCCGTTGCGGAAAGGAGGGCACAAACCCTCATCCCGCCAGACATACTAATAACGACTCCTGAAACACTGCAGGCAATCCTCTGCGGAAAAGTTCTCAGAAAGCACTTGAAGAGCGTAAAGTGGGTTGTCGTTGACGAGGTTCACGAACTTGCCACAGACAAGAGGGGTGCGCAACTCTCCATAGCGCTAGAGAGGTTATTGGAGATAGTTGGTTCCGAATTTCAGAGAATAGGTCTCTCAGCCACTATCGGCAGCCCAAAAACAGTAGCCAAGTTCTTAGTTGGAGCCGGAAGAGAGTGCGAAATTGTAAGAGTCCCTGTAGCCAAGAGTATGAAAATAGATGTTCTCTATCCTGTGCCGGAAGCTGAAGATGCCGTGCTAGCTGAAGAACTTGCGATCTTGCCAGACGTAGCGGCGAGGCTTAGGACGATAAGGAGACTCGTGGAGTCGCATGGTTCAACGTTGATATTTACGAATACGAGACCTTTGGCGGAGATTCTGACAAATAGGTTTAGGGCGTGGGATGAGAACTTCAGCGTGGGTATACACCATGGTTCACTAGCAAAATCCGCAAGGGTATCAACGGAGCAGGGTCTAAAGGCCGGTACACTGCTAGGTATAGTCTGCACATCATCTCTGGAACTCGGTATAGATGTAGGCAGGGTAGACCTTTGTATACAATACAACTCTCCTAGAGAAGTAACGAGGCTTATACAGAGGGTCGGTAGAAGCGGTCATAGAATAGGAAGGGTAGCTAACGGCGTTATACTGGTCATGGACTCGGATGATGCTCTTGAGTCTATAGCCATAGCCAGAAGGGCGCTGGCGGAGGAGTTGGAAGAGGTTAGAATACCTACAAACTGTCTCGACGTCCTAATGCACCAACTTGCCGGGCTCCTGATAGAGCGCGGCCGCGTTAACGTCGAGGATGCTTTGAGCATATTCAGGCGAGCCTATGGTTTCTCGGAGCTCGATAAGCACACGCTCCTAAGAGTTCTTGAACATATGAAGGCATTAAATATTTGTGTGCTTACAGACGATGGCTACTTCTGGAAACCTATCAAATCTAAGCCCCTTTACGATTACTATTTCGGAAACCTTTCTATGATACCAGAAGAAAAGCAATACTTGGTTGTCCAGGAGGACACAAGCGAGCCCATAGGCATATTGGATGAGGAGTTCGTCGCTGAATACGGTGAGCCCGGAACGAGATTCATATTGCTCGGTAAAGCATGGGAAATACTTAGCATGCTTGGCGAGAAGATCTACGTCAATAAATTGGACGAATATGAAGGTGCAGTACCTTCGTGGGTGGGCGACGAGATACCGGTTCCGTATGAGGTTGCGGAGGAGGTTGGCAGCCTAAGAGCAGAATACGAAGAGCGCCTCCGCAAAGGCGAGCCGCATGAGGTCATCTGCGCTGATATAGCGAAGAGATATGGTGTATCGGAAGAGTTAATCTCGAGAAGCATGGCTGAGGTTAGGGCGCATATCGACTTAGGGATACCGGTGCCTACGAACAGCAGGATACTTGTAGAGAAGTCGGGAGAATATACCATAATACATATACATGCGGGACTTAGGATAAACAGGACCTTAGCCAAGGTTATTTCGTTCCTGGTGTCCGAGAAAGTCGGAATGCCCATCTCCGTCCAGCAAGACCCTTACAGGATCGTCATAAGATCGAAACACGTTTATCCAGAGCTCATCCTCGATGTCATAAAAAGCTTATCCGAGGGGGATTTTGGTGAGGTCTTAAGGAAAGCTATCGAGGGGTCTACGTTATTCAGGAGGAGATTAGTTCATGTGGCAAGAAAAATGGGCGTCATTAGTAAAGAGGCGAGCATACTTGACGTCAATCTTTCTAAAATCGTTGAAGTATTGAAGGGTACGATAGTTTACGACGAGGCCATATCCTACTGTTTATTCCAAGACTTTGATGAATACAGTGCACGTGAGCTTATTCGCTCTATAGTTATGGGAAATTATGAGCTTGTAACTTACTCATCACCCGATACCGCGGGTCCCTCACCTTTGGCATTGCTCACGCTCAGGCGTTATCAGGAGGCGTACGAAACCGTATCTTCAGATAGAATCGAAAAGTTAGTTTTGATGGCAGTTAGAGCTAGACTGATGAACGAAACGGGCATTCTCATATGCTCCGATTGTTATCAGTACTTCGACAAAGTAGTGGTCAAGGATGTTGAGGAAAGACCTTCTTGTCCGGCATGCGGTTCGAGAAAGCTCGGCTTCCTAAAGGGCGAGGTGGAAGATGTTTACGGTCTAATATCCAGAAAGGGTAAACCTATAAACAAAAAGGAGAAGGAGTTGCTCAAGGAAATAGAAAGAAGTTCGGATTTGGTAGAGAAGTACGGAAAGGCGGCCATCGTGGCGATATCTGGAAAAGGTTTTACTGTGAAAGATGCTGCTAAGGTTCTACAAAAGGAAGGAAGCTTAACAAATAGGTTGATACAGTACATAATCGAAGAAGAAAAGAACAAACTGATTGCGACATTCAAATGA
- a CDS encoding NUDIX hydrolase has protein sequence MGKEYPKMPVVAVGALILQDHKILLVKRKNEPGKGRWSIPGGTVELGESLKDAVIREVYEETGLVVEVSELLDIVEVIRKDEVGNVIFHYVILDYLAKPISGTLRAASDVSDALWASIEEAMNMEITDSLRAMLRKLKEKGFFR, from the coding sequence ATGGGTAAGGAATATCCGAAAATGCCGGTTGTCGCCGTAGGTGCGTTGATACTTCAAGACCACAAAATACTTCTCGTTAAAAGAAAGAACGAACCCGGCAAAGGAAGATGGTCCATTCCAGGCGGTACAGTTGAGCTTGGAGAATCGCTAAAGGATGCAGTGATCAGGGAAGTCTATGAAGAAACAGGCCTTGTGGTCGAGGTGTCCGAATTGCTTGACATTGTTGAAGTCATTAGGAAAGATGAAGTTGGAAACGTAATTTTCCATTACGTAATCCTCGACTACCTAGCCAAACCAATTAGCGGCACGCTTAGGGCTGCATCCGACGTCTCGGATGCCCTTTGGGCATCTATAGAGGAAGCTATGAATATGGAAATTACAGATAGCCTAAGGGCCATGCTTCGCAAGCTAAAAGAAAAAGGATTCTTCCGTTAG
- a CDS encoding AAA family ATPase, translating to MDERPAERLELEQKTRSVPHIKEVILENFMSHEYSRIPLKPGLNVIMGPNGAGKSSILLGISVALGQTYTERGERLSDLIRRGKDVARVTVVFDNNVHNGKRPFRTINTDTVSIARYLKRNGDYWHYVNNKFMTKAEVEHLLRQVGINPNNMLIIMHQNMIEQFVTKSSVEKLQMVEDAVGASRLRERIVDAEAKLNMLLTEEMSLKKTLEEARATVEYWKEEYGKLVKLRKLENHRVELERELAWSQVIVLENDVKRVEDKIASLVLEIEDLNKEAGEHESKAEALRNKIREAVSQLRGMGPQTSEVLDDLEKRIEKLIDELIDEKVQEGVARFKIRLTESEMRKLKSQLSELKTKLASQMSEAESKGPRVETNRRPTEIQEDLKILEVQINSLGSVTPNAEEMYLLADAKYSEVEMKAKQLSENIEKAKEEIERRKEVWREFLRKLVTEVEPAYIQILRSVDANGKISLRNLEDIEKASLDLYVGFRGVEPVLLDSHTQSGGERIVATLAFLLALQKYVKSPFRAVDEFDVHLDPLNRDRMVKMLTATARADPHVQYIIITPGYINVGEDANVIIVQNVSGKSSVGVVER from the coding sequence GTGGACGAACGGCCCGCAGAAAGGCTTGAGCTGGAGCAGAAGACCAGGTCTGTACCTCACATAAAAGAGGTAATACTGGAGAACTTCATGTCCCATGAATACTCTAGGATACCGCTGAAGCCAGGCCTTAACGTCATAATGGGACCCAACGGTGCTGGAAAGTCCTCAATACTGCTTGGAATATCCGTCGCACTCGGTCAGACCTACACGGAGAGGGGTGAGCGGCTAAGCGACCTGATACGTCGTGGAAAGGATGTGGCTAGAGTTACCGTCGTGTTTGATAACAACGTCCACAACGGTAAAAGACCATTCAGAACGATAAACACGGACACAGTATCCATCGCCAGATACCTCAAGAGAAATGGAGACTACTGGCATTACGTGAACAATAAGTTCATGACAAAGGCCGAGGTCGAGCACCTGCTTAGACAGGTTGGCATCAACCCAAACAACATGCTCATCATAATGCATCAGAACATGATAGAACAGTTCGTAACCAAAAGCAGTGTTGAAAAACTTCAGATGGTTGAAGATGCTGTAGGTGCGTCGAGACTCAGGGAGAGAATAGTGGATGCTGAGGCAAAGTTGAACATGTTGCTAACAGAGGAGATGAGTCTAAAGAAAACGCTGGAGGAAGCGAGGGCGACCGTTGAATATTGGAAGGAAGAGTACGGGAAGCTAGTAAAGCTCAGAAAGCTCGAGAATCACAGGGTTGAGCTTGAACGGGAACTTGCCTGGTCTCAGGTCATAGTCCTAGAGAATGATGTGAAGAGGGTTGAGGATAAGATCGCCTCACTCGTCCTAGAAATCGAAGACTTAAATAAAGAAGCTGGTGAACACGAATCAAAGGCCGAGGCTTTACGCAATAAGATTCGTGAGGCCGTAAGTCAACTAAGAGGTATGGGGCCCCAGACATCCGAGGTTTTAGATGATCTGGAAAAAAGAATAGAGAAATTGATAGATGAACTCATCGACGAAAAGGTGCAGGAAGGTGTTGCTAGATTTAAAATACGTCTAACGGAGTCTGAGATGAGAAAGCTAAAGTCTCAGTTAAGCGAGTTGAAGACGAAACTCGCATCCCAGATGTCCGAGGCCGAGTCGAAAGGCCCTCGCGTTGAGACAAACAGAAGACCGACGGAAATCCAAGAAGATTTGAAGATCTTAGAAGTCCAGATAAACTCTTTGGGCAGCGTAACACCTAATGCAGAAGAGATGTATCTCTTGGCGGATGCTAAGTACAGCGAGGTCGAGATGAAAGCCAAGCAGCTATCCGAGAACATAGAGAAAGCGAAGGAAGAGATCGAGCGTAGAAAGGAGGTTTGGAGGGAATTCTTAAGAAAGCTCGTGACAGAAGTCGAGCCAGCTTACATTCAGATACTAAGATCTGTTGATGCAAACGGCAAGATATCTTTACGTAACCTAGAGGACATCGAGAAAGCATCCCTTGACCTTTACGTTGGTTTCAGGGGCGTCGAACCTGTCCTTCTAGACTCTCACACACAGAGTGGTGGTGAGAGAATAGTAGCGACGCTTGCCTTCCTTCTAGCGTTGCAAAAGTACGTCAAGTCACCGTTCAGAGCCGTTGATGAGTTCGACGTTCACCTGGATCCGCTCAATAGGGATAGGATGGTAAAGATGTTGACGGCAACGGCAAGGGCAGATCCACACGTCCAGTACATAATAATAACGCCCGGTTATATAAACGTGGGCGAGGACGCAAACGTCATTATCGTCCAAAACGTCAGCGGAAAATCATCAGTTGGCGTAGTAGAGAGGTAG
- a CDS encoding NDP-sugar synthase: protein MKAEDLTCFIPVGGMAKRLRPLTCDISKPCIRFMNRALIEFPILALASQGVRNFILGEQGYINYTGLFDQFGDGAGFSAKYGINPRIHIMHQPNVDDLGSADSYRLNVEYYDVEGPVIVVQGDNIFDVNLEDLMRWHEKKDSLMTIALFKTKNVEEYGVADVDDDMRIKKFVEKPTSEKAPSNLINAGIYLLAPEMRKIVASDEVKRILDERKRLDFGYDLIPYLVDKGFPVYGYEISTWYDVGNPKEYLRAMVEILKGSINIKMPERIVQLGRNVWIQEYDGGSNKLRDDVLKKYRDGKIVIEGAALIGKHTRIGERTVIQDSCIDNYCIIGENVRIERSAIMDAVKIGDNARIIDSIIGRKSIIESYKSNPTHIVEYSVIGNAVRIREGCSLIGTKVNPYLTIPPGMKYVNKYIEDYKDVVQLAE from the coding sequence GTGAAGGCCGAGGACTTAACGTGCTTCATACCTGTTGGCGGTATGGCAAAAAGGCTAAGACCATTAACGTGCGACATCTCTAAACCATGTATAAGGTTCATGAATAGAGCGCTGATAGAGTTTCCGATACTCGCGTTAGCAAGTCAGGGTGTAAGGAATTTTATATTAGGTGAACAAGGTTACATTAACTATACGGGCCTCTTTGATCAGTTTGGTGACGGTGCCGGGTTTTCAGCGAAATATGGTATAAACCCAAGAATCCACATAATGCACCAACCAAATGTGGATGACTTAGGCAGTGCTGATTCGTATAGATTAAATGTTGAGTACTACGACGTCGAAGGGCCCGTGATAGTTGTCCAAGGCGATAACATCTTTGACGTAAATCTAGAGGATTTAATGAGGTGGCACGAAAAGAAGGACTCGTTGATGACTATCGCCCTCTTTAAGACAAAAAACGTAGAGGAATACGGTGTAGCCGATGTTGACGACGATATGAGAATAAAAAAATTCGTAGAGAAACCAACATCTGAGAAGGCACCAAGCAACTTGATAAACGCTGGAATATACTTGTTGGCACCTGAAATGAGGAAGATAGTCGCAAGTGACGAGGTAAAGAGAATTTTGGACGAAAGAAAAAGATTGGACTTCGGCTACGATCTGATACCGTACCTTGTGGATAAGGGCTTTCCAGTATACGGCTACGAAATATCTACTTGGTACGACGTTGGCAACCCGAAGGAATACTTAAGGGCTATGGTTGAGATACTTAAAGGCTCAATTAACATCAAGATGCCAGAAAGGATTGTTCAGCTGGGTAGGAATGTGTGGATACAAGAGTACGATGGGGGGTCTAATAAGCTCAGGGATGACGTTCTAAAAAAGTACAGGGATGGCAAGATAGTCATCGAGGGTGCGGCCTTGATAGGTAAGCATACAAGGATAGGTGAGCGCACGGTGATACAGGACTCCTGCATAGACAACTACTGCATAATAGGGGAGAATGTCAGGATTGAGAGGTCTGCGATAATGGACGCCGTGAAAATCGGCGATAACGCCCGCATAATTGACAGCATCATCGGTAGGAAGTCGATCATCGAATCCTATAAAAGCAACCCGACACACATCGTCGAGTACTCTGTCATAGGCAACGCCGTCAGGATAAGGGAAGGTTGTAGTCTTATAGGAACGAAGGTGAATCCGTACTTGACCATACCGCCAGGCATGAAGTACGTGAACAAGTACATCGAGGACTACAAGGACGTTGTTCAGCTGGCGGAGTAG
- a CDS encoding archaemetzincin family Zn-dependent metalloprotease translates to MRKLRIIQSTQLGKTTEVIAERLREVYGLDVSIDEETFSVTSHSFNALRRQHNALSIVEVLSKTKKDDALLLALIDVDIYAPGLNYCFGIALNDIAVVSTYRLDPRFYGLPYDESIYRERIVKEACHEVGHLLGLKHCENPKCVMHFSNWIYDTDVKSYMPCARCMGKLR, encoded by the coding sequence ATGCGAAAGCTTAGAATAATTCAATCAACACAACTTGGAAAAACCACGGAAGTTATCGCTGAGCGTCTAAGGGAAGTTTATGGTCTCGATGTTAGTATAGATGAAGAGACGTTCAGCGTTACGTCCCACAGCTTTAACGCTTTGCGAAGACAACATAACGCGCTCTCCATCGTTGAAGTGCTTTCGAAAACGAAGAAAGATGACGCACTCTTACTTGCTTTAATCGATGTAGATATCTATGCGCCTGGGCTAAATTACTGCTTTGGTATAGCTTTAAATGATATAGCCGTAGTTTCTACGTACAGGCTCGACCCAAGATTTTACGGTTTGCCTTATGATGAGTCGATTTATCGCGAGAGGATAGTCAAGGAAGCATGTCATGAGGTTGGACACCTTCTTGGACTTAAACACTGCGAAAACCCAAAATGTGTGATGCATTTTAGTAATTGGATATATGATACGGACGTTAAGAGTTACATGCCGTGCGCACGTTGCATGGGCAAGCTCAGATAA